In Desulfoferula mesophila, the genomic window CGAAACCCGAAAGGATAACCGCGGGCACCAGGAACAGGAAAGCGCCGAGCAGGGCCTGCTGCTGGGTTACTGCTATGGATGAAATCATCAGGCCCAGGCCCACCGCCGAAATGATGAACAGGGCCATGCCCAGATAAAGGGCTCCCAGGCCGCCCAACAGGGGCACCCCGAACAAATTAACGCTTAAGAACACGATCACGCTGCCCTCGGCAAGGCCGATGAAGATGCCGGGCAGGGCCTTGCCCAGAAGTATCTCCGCCGGGTGCAAAGGCGTGACCAGCAACTGGTCAAAGGTGCCCGCTTCACGCTCCCGGGCCACCGACAGGGAGGTGACCACCAGCGACACCACCAGGGTTAGAAGCCCCACGATGCCGGGCACGATGAACCAGCGGCTTTCCAGGTTGGGGTTGAACCAGGTGCGCACCTTTAGCTCGGCGGGCGGGGAGGGCCAACCGTGGTCCTGGGCCCACTGGGCGCTGAAGCTGTTGACGATGGTGTTTACGTAACTAAGTAGCACCATGGCGGTGTTGGAGTTGCGCCCGTCGATGATCACCTGCACCTGGCCGGAGCGGCCCTGCAGCATGTTGCGGGTGAAATCCTGGGGAATGTGTAGCACCATCATCACTTTTTGATCATTGATGTCCGGAGCCACCTGGCCCAGGTGGTCCAGGGTGGCGGCCAGCTTGAAGGCGGAGGAGCCCTGAAAATATCCCAGGAGCTCGCGGGAGGCCTGTCCCTGGTCCTGGTTGTAGACCGCGTAGTTCACCTGGTTAAGGTCAAAGGTGGCCGCGTAGCTGAAGATAAGCAGCTGGACCAAGGGGGGGACGACCAGGGTGAGGCGGCTGCGCTTGTCCTTGAGCAGGGCCAGGAACTCCTTGACCACCAGGGCCCATATTCGCCTGAGCACCTCCATACTCACTCCAACCGCTTGCGGCTGCGCAGGCGTACCAGACCCATGAACATGGCGGCCATGATTACCAGGGCCACGGAGTTGACCAGGATAACCGGCCACACGTCGCCCGCCAGAAACACGCTTTGCAGCACCGACACGAAATAGCGGGCCGCGATAACGTGGGTGATGGCTTGCACCCATCCGGGCATGCTGCCGATATCAAAAATGAAGCCGGAGAGGATGAAGGCGGGCAGGAAGGTGGTCAAGATGGCCAACTGGCCCGCCACGAACTGGTTGTGGGATACGGTGGAGATGAGCAGGCCCATGCCCAGGGCGGCCAGCAGGAAAAGGGCCGACACTCCCATGAGCACCGCCAGGCTGCCCCTGAGCGGCACCTCGAAGAGCCACACCGCCATGGCCACCGAGAGAATCTGCCCTCCCATGCCCAACACGAAGTAGGGTACCAGCTTGCCCAGGAGGATCTCCCGCAGGCGCACCGGGGTGACCAGCAGGGCCTCCATGGTGCCGCGCTCCCATTCCCGGGCCACCACCATGGAGGTGAGTAGGGCCCCGATGAGGGTCATGATCACCGCGATGAGCCCGGGCACCAGGAAATTGGTGGAGCGCACCTCCGGGTTGAACCAGATGCGCTGCTGAACGTCCACCGGCAGGCTCAGGGCCTGGCCCTGCTCCTGGGCGTAGCGCACCAGCCACTTGGCCCACACTCCTTGCACGTAACCGGCCACGATGCGCGCGGTGTTGCCGTCCACTCCGTTGAGGAACAGCCCGATGGGCGCCGGGCCTCCGCTGAAAAGCTCCCGGGTGAAATTGCTCCGAAGCCAGAGAATGCCCATCACCTCCCGGTGGCGCAGGGCCTCCTGGGCCGTGTGGATGTCGCTGAAGTGCCTGGGCTCAAACCACGCGGAGTCTTGGAAATCACCGGTAAGGCTGGCCGTGGCCGGGCTGGGCTGTTCCACCACCAGGGCCAGGGGCACGTTTTTGGCGTCCAGGGATACGCCGTAGCCGAAGATGAAAAGCAGCACCGCCGGCAACACGAAAGCGATGGCGATGCTGGAGGGATCGCGGATGATCTGATAGGTCTCTTTGCGGATCAGCCCCCTGAGGCGCCGCCAGCCTGGCAGGCCCCAGCTCATGCCGCCTGCTCCTTGGCCAGAACCTCCTGGTTGTGCTCGATGAGGGCGATGAAGGCCTCTTCCAGAGTGGGCGAAGGATCTTCCGGGGTTTGGCGGGCCTTTTTGATCTGCTCGGGGGTTCCCTCGGCCAGCACCTTGCCCCTATCCATGATCACCACCCGGTCGCAATACTCCGCCTCTTCCATGAAGTGGGTGGTCACCAACACGGTCACTTTTTGCTCGGCCAGCGTGTTGATGCGCCGCCAAAACTCGCGCCGGGCCAAGGGGTCCACGCCGGAGGTGGGCTCGTCCAGAAAGAGGATCTCCGGCTCGTGCATAAGGGCCGCGGCCAAAGCCAACCGTTGCTTATAGCCCAGGGGAAGTTGGCCGCTATTGGCGTTGGCCAAATCGGCCAGCTCAAACTCTTCCAGGGCCCAGCGCACCCTTTCGCGGCGCTTTTTGATATTCAGGCCATACACCCGGGCGAAAAAGCGCAGGTTGTCGGCCACCGAAAGGCTGGCATAGAGGCTGAAGCGCTGGGCCATATAACCGATTCGCTGCCGGGCCTGGGCCGCGGCCTTGCGCAGATTGTGTCCGGCCACCAGCAGGCGCCCCTCGCTGGGCGGCAGCAAACCGCAGAGCATGCGGAAGGTGGTGGACTTGCCCGCGCCGTTGGCCCCCAACAGGCCCAGCACCTCCCCGTGCTCCACCACGAAGCTGATGCCGTCCACGGCCATGAAGTCTCCGAAGCGCCGTTTGAGGTTTTCCACCTCGATCACCGGGCCGTCGCAGGCCTCGCTGCAGGGCTGCTGTACGCTCTGGGAGGGCATGGCCGCCTCCTGGCCCTGCTCGCGCAGCATGGCCACGAAGCTGTCTTCAAAACGCGGCGGAACCTCCTGGACCTGCAACTCGCCCGGTGCACCGCCCAACTGTTCGGGGGTGGGCTCTTGGGCCTGCTTGGTCACCACCCGCACGCCTTCGCCCAGGATAAGGGCGTCCAGCACGGGTTCGGCCTGGTTGAGCTTGCGTTGGAGTTGGCGTTTGCTGATGTCCGGCGCGGTGACCATGAAGCTGCGCCCGGCCATGGTCTGGGTGAATTTTTGGGGCGGTCCTTGATCCAGGAGCTTGCCCAGGTGCATGAGGATCACGTCCTGGCAGCGCTCGGCCTCGTCCAGGTAGGCGGTGGACAGCAGCACGGTCATGCCCTGGTTTTGCACCAGGTCGTAGACGATCTCCCATAGCTCCCGGCGCGACAAGGGGTCCACGCCCACCGTGGGCTCGTCCAGGAGCAGCAGATCCTTGGGTTGCACCAGCGAGCAGGCCAGACCCAGCTTTTGTTTCATGCCCCCCGACAGGGCCCCGGCCAGGCGCCCGGTGAAAGGGGCCAGGCCGGTGAGCTTCATGAGCTGGGCGTAGCGATCGCCTCGCTCCTGCATGGGCAAGTTTTGCAGGTCCGCATACAGGTCCAGGTTTTCCTGCACCGTGAGGTCTTCGTACAAGCCGAAGCGCTGGGGCATGTAGCCCAGGGAAGACTGCACTGCCAGGGGAGCGCGGCGTACGTCCAGGCCTAGGGCCGTGATTTGCCCCTCATCGGGCAGAAGCAGCCCGGCCACCAGGCGCATGAGGGTGGTCTTGCCCGCCGCGTCCGGTCCGACCAGGCCGGTGACGATGCCCCGTTGCACCGAAGCGGAGACGTTGTCCAGGGCCATGACGTCCCGGCCGCCGCTATGGAAGCCCTTGCTGACTCCCTGCAGCACCAGGGCCGGGTCTTGCTTGTCGCTCGCCGGGTTCATGCCGAATCAGGAGCCGGAGCAGGGGTCGCTCTGCCCCCGGTGGGCGTCGGCTTTTTGCTTCAAAGGAATGTTCACGGTCACCGGCATGCCCAGGCGAAGCTCATTGCGGGGGTTGCACACGTAAACCCTCACCCGGTAGACCAGCTTGGTTCTCAGGTCGGTGGTCTCCACCGTCTTGGGGGTGAACTCTGCGGTGGGAGAGATGTAGCCGACCCAGCCTTTGTAGGTCTTGCCGGGAAAGCTGTCGGTGCTTACATCGGCGCTCATGCCCGGAGCCACCTTGCCCAACTCGGTCTCGGGCAGGTAGGCCCGCACCCAGACGGGATTGTTCAGGGCCACGGTAAAGGCGGGCACCGAGGGCGAGGCCATGTCGCCGGGCTGCAGGATGCGCTGCTGGATCACCCCGTTTTCCGGGGCGTAGAGCTTGGTGTCTACCAACTCGCGCTGGGCCAGGGCTTGGGCCGCCTTGAGAGCCTCCAACTGGGCCCGCGCCGCGGCGATGTCTTCCTGGCGTGGTCCTTCCAGGGCCAGGTCCAGAGACTGCTGGGCCTGGTTTACCGCTTGCTGGGCGTTTTCATACTGGGCCTGGATGGTGTCCATGGTCTGCGAGGAAATGGCCTTGCGCTGATAGAGACCCTGGTTGCGCCGGTGCAAGTTGGCCTGGTCGCGCAGGGTGGCCTGGGCCGCGGCCAGGCGGGCCCTGGCCTCGGCGATCTCCTGGTGCCTGGTGCCGGCCAACATGCGGGCCAAGACCTGATCCTGGGCGGCTACCTCGGCCTTGGCCCGGGCCAGGTTGGCCTCGTAGCGCACCGGGTCCAACTCGGCCACCAGTTGTCCCTTTTTGACGGTATCGCCTTCTTCCACCAGAATGTGCAAGATGCGTCCGTTGGCGTGGAACGCCAGGTGAACCTGGCGGATGTCCACGTTGCCATAAAGGGCCAATCGGTCGCTGGGTTTGCGTTCCTGCTCATAATAGAAGTGGTAGTAAGCGCCCGCTGCCGCCCCCGCCACCAGAACCAGCACAATGAGAACTTTGATCAACTTGGGCATGGAACCTCCTAAAGACCTGCGAGGTAATCCCTTTATATATACTCCAGGCCATGCCCAAATTAAATCCAGGCCTTCTTTTTATGGCGCAAAAGCTTCCTTACACGCTTACCTCTCGGTTTCATCGAAACCGCTTAGGACGGACCGCATATCCCTGTGGGTCAGCCAAAGGTTGAGGCGTTCGTATAAATTGCCCTTGCGATAACGCTCCATGATGTCCTCCGGTCCCGTTCCCCCGAAGGTGTCGACCAACCTAAGCCGCGCGGACGTATCGGGCTCATGGGACGGGAGCTCCTGATTCTTTTGATAGGCTGCTTGTCTCATAACGTGTATATACACCTTTCTCCTGAAAAAAATTATTTCAAGCCGGCCACCAGGGACCGGAGTTCCTTGGCCAGAGAGGACCAGCTATCCTGACCTATGTTGCCCACCACTTCTTTTTGGGCCCGGGCCCAGTAGGGCAGGGCCTTCTTGAAAGTACGCATGCCTTCTTCGGTGATACGCACGTTTACCTCGCGCCGGTCTTGGCCCTGGGTCAGCTCGATCAGCCCCCGTTTTTCCAGCACCCGCAGGTTGCGGCTCAAGGTGGTGCGATCCATGCCCAACCAATCGGCCAGTTCGGATATCTTGCTGTCCGGGGCCATGGCAAAGGAAGCCAGCAGGCTGAATTGGGTGACCTTCAAGCCGATGGGCTTCAGGGCCTGGTCATAGGCTTGGGAAACCAAACGAGCGGCGCGGCGCAGGTTGTAGGCCACGCAGTTGCGTGCCAGGTTAACTCCGTTTTCCAGATCAAATGCCGTGGGTAGGCCCGGAATGGAATCCTTGCTCTTTATGTCGGATGACTTTGCCATATTTGATGTATATACACGTAACTCGTAATTTGGCAAGAAAAATTTTCAGCGCAGGGCAAGGCTGGAAGCGCCTGATGTTTTATATTAGAATCATCGGCCAGCGGCTGTAGCGTAAATTTGACCTTAACCAATGGCTATGAGGTGAAAGACGTGCCCAGCAACGGCAACATCAGCGATCCCCAAACCCTGGCGCAACTGTTTCCGGCCCACAAGGCGAACGATTTCTTTGAGGCGCTCTACGGCGACGCCGCCGAGGGAGCCTATGATTTCGAGCTGGTATTCCGGGACGAGGAGCCGGGACGGGTGGAGTTGGAATTGCTGCTGCACCAGCGGCCCGGAAAGTGTCTGGCCTGCAACCTCACCTACGGCCTGCCCCAGGTGCTGGGTCGCCATCCGGTGCTCAACCTGAAAGAGGTGGTCGCTCGCGTCT contains:
- a CDS encoding efflux RND transporter periplasmic adaptor subunit, which produces MPKLIKVLIVLVLVAGAAAGAYYHFYYEQERKPSDRLALYGNVDIRQVHLAFHANGRILHILVEEGDTVKKGQLVAELDPVRYEANLARAKAEVAAQDQVLARMLAGTRHQEIAEARARLAAAQATLRDQANLHRRNQGLYQRKAISSQTMDTIQAQYENAQQAVNQAQQSLDLALEGPRQEDIAAARAQLEALKAAQALAQRELVDTKLYAPENGVIQQRILQPGDMASPSVPAFTVALNNPVWVRAYLPETELGKVAPGMSADVSTDSFPGKTYKGWVGYISPTAEFTPKTVETTDLRTKLVYRVRVYVCNPRNELRLGMPVTVNIPLKQKADAHRGQSDPCSGS
- a CDS encoding pancreas/duodenum homeobox protein 1 encodes the protein MPSNGNISDPQTLAQLFPAHKANDFFEALYGDAAEGAYDFELVFRDEEPGRVELELLLHQRPGKCLACNLTYGLPQVLGRHPVLNLKEVVARVCEMNGADPAKATWSLGHTRVISDEIHAIPLTIEMG
- a CDS encoding ATP-binding cassette domain-containing protein gives rise to the protein MNPASDKQDPALVLQGVSKGFHSGGRDVMALDNVSASVQRGIVTGLVGPDAAGKTTLMRLVAGLLLPDEGQITALGLDVRRAPLAVQSSLGYMPQRFGLYEDLTVQENLDLYADLQNLPMQERGDRYAQLMKLTGLAPFTGRLAGALSGGMKQKLGLACSLVQPKDLLLLDEPTVGVDPLSRRELWEIVYDLVQNQGMTVLLSTAYLDEAERCQDVILMHLGKLLDQGPPQKFTQTMAGRSFMVTAPDISKRQLQRKLNQAEPVLDALILGEGVRVVTKQAQEPTPEQLGGAPGELQVQEVPPRFEDSFVAMLREQGQEAAMPSQSVQQPCSEACDGPVIEVENLKRRFGDFMAVDGISFVVEHGEVLGLLGANGAGKSTTFRMLCGLLPPSEGRLLVAGHNLRKAAAQARQRIGYMAQRFSLYASLSVADNLRFFARVYGLNIKKRRERVRWALEEFELADLANANSGQLPLGYKQRLALAAALMHEPEILFLDEPTSGVDPLARREFWRRINTLAEQKVTVLVTTHFMEEAEYCDRVVIMDRGKVLAEGTPEQIKKARQTPEDPSPTLEEAFIALIEHNQEVLAKEQAA
- a CDS encoding ABC transporter permease gives rise to the protein MSWGLPGWRRLRGLIRKETYQIIRDPSSIAIAFVLPAVLLFIFGYGVSLDAKNVPLALVVEQPSPATASLTGDFQDSAWFEPRHFSDIHTAQEALRHREVMGILWLRSNFTRELFSGGPAPIGLFLNGVDGNTARIVAGYVQGVWAKWLVRYAQEQGQALSLPVDVQQRIWFNPEVRSTNFLVPGLIAVIMTLIGALLTSMVVAREWERGTMEALLVTPVRLREILLGKLVPYFVLGMGGQILSVAMAVWLFEVPLRGSLAVLMGVSALFLLAALGMGLLISTVSHNQFVAGQLAILTTFLPAFILSGFIFDIGSMPGWVQAITHVIAARYFVSVLQSVFLAGDVWPVILVNSVALVIMAAMFMGLVRLRSRKRLE
- a CDS encoding ABC transporter permease, with amino-acid sequence MLRRIWALVVKEFLALLKDKRSRLTLVVPPLVQLLIFSYAATFDLNQVNYAVYNQDQGQASRELLGYFQGSSAFKLAATLDHLGQVAPDINDQKVMMVLHIPQDFTRNMLQGRSGQVQVIIDGRNSNTAMVLLSYVNTIVNSFSAQWAQDHGWPSPPAELKVRTWFNPNLESRWFIVPGIVGLLTLVVSLVVTSLSVAREREAGTFDQLLVTPLHPAEILLGKALPGIFIGLAEGSVIVFLSVNLFGVPLLGGLGALYLGMALFIISAVGLGLMISSIAVTQQQALLGAFLFLVPAVILSGFATPIANMPEVVQKFTLINPLRYFLVIVRSVFLEGADISLLWPLYWPMAVIGTVTMIIAGWLFRNRLY
- a CDS encoding MarR family winged helix-turn-helix transcriptional regulator, with the translated sequence MAKSSDIKSKDSIPGLPTAFDLENGVNLARNCVAYNLRRAARLVSQAYDQALKPIGLKVTQFSLLASFAMAPDSKISELADWLGMDRTTLSRNLRVLEKRGLIELTQGQDRREVNVRITEEGMRTFKKALPYWARAQKEVVGNIGQDSWSSLAKELRSLVAGLK